In Chryseobacterium sp. C-71, the genomic window TTCCTCGTATTTCTTTTAAGTTTGCCATATTGGGTTAGTTGTTGGTTGTCGGTTGTTGGCTGCTAGTTTTAGAAAATTCTGTCAACTATCAACCAACAATCATCAACTAATTTTAGTTATATTTAGAAGCTAAATCATTAGCAGCCTGCTTAAGAACACCTGTGATATCGTTATCGATTTTCCCGGCTTTGATAGCAGCCATAGTCTCTGGGTGCTTAGATCTTAGGAAAGCGATATATTCTTCTTGGAATTCTTTTACTTTTTTAACAGGAACGTTTCTCATCAAGTTCTCTGTACCAGCATAAATCATTGCCACCTGAGTATCTACAGGAAGTGGAGAGTTTACCGGCTGCTTCAACAACTCAACGTTTCTTTCTCCTTTAGAGATAACCGCTAAAGTAGAAGCATCAAGGTCTGAACCGAATTTAGCAAACGCTTCCAATTCTTTATACTGAGCCTGGTCTAATTTAAGAGTACCAGAAACTTTCTTCATTGATTTGATCTGAGCATTACCTCCAACTCTAGATACCGAGATACCTACGTTGATTGCTGGACGAACTCCTGAGTTGAACAAGTCAGTTTCCAAGAAAATCTGTCCGTCTGTAATAGAGATTACGTTTGTTGGGATGTATGCAGAAACGTCACCCGCCTGAGTTTCGATAATTGGAAGTGCGGTTAATGACCCGCCACCTTTTACGATTGGTCTTAAAGACTCAGGTAAATCATTCATTTGGCTTGCAATAGTATCATCAGCAATCACTTTTGCAGCTCTTTCCAATAATCTTGAGTGAAGATAGAAAACGTCTCCTGGGTAAGCTTCACGGCCCGGTGGTCTTCTCAATAGCAGAGAAAGCTCACGGTAAGCAACCGCTTGTTTAGATAAATCATCATAAATGATCAACGCCGGTCTACCAGTGTCTCTGAAGAACTCACCGATAGAAGCACCAGCCATTGCAGAATAAACCTGCATAGGAACCGGATCTGAAGCATTAGCAGCAACAATTACTGTGTAAGCTAAAGCACCTTTATCAGATAAAGTTTTTACAATCTGAGCAACTGTAGAAGCTTTCTGCCCGATGGCAACATATATACAATATACTGGATTACCAGCATCAAAAAATTCTTTTTGGTTGATGATTGTATCAATCGCAACAGTAGTTTTACCTGTCTGTCTGTCACCAATGATCAACTCTCTTTGACCTCTTCCTACTGGGATCATTGAGTCAATCGCAACGATACCTGTCTGTAAAGGCTCTGTTACCGGCTGTCTGTAGATAACCCCCGGAGCTTTTCTTTCCAATGGCATTTCGTACAATTCACCTGCGATAGGTCCTTTACCATCGATTGGATTACCAAGAGTATCAACTACTCTACCTAACATACCTTCTCCTACTTTGATAGAAGAGATTCTGTTTGTTCTTCTTACTGTATCTCCTTCTCTTACCAATTTACTTTCACCTAAAAGAGCCACACCTACGTTGTCTTCTTCTAAGTTTAGTACGATACCTTCTACATCGCTAGCAAATTTTACCAACTCACCGTACTGTACATTTTCTAACCCGTAAACACGAGCAATACCATCACCGATGGTCAAAACTGTACCTACTTCCTCAACATTAGATTGAGTGTCGAAGTTGGCCAACTGTTGTTTTAAGATCGCAGATACTTCTGCCGGATTTATTTCTGCCATTATATGGTTGTTTTTTTCTTAATTTAAATGAAAATCTTTTTTGATATTATTAAGCTTAGATTTCACAGATGCATCGATCTGCTGATCACCTACTCTTAAAATATATCCTCCTAAAATATCAGGATTGATGGTAAGATTTAAGTCAAAGTTTGAACCTGCTTTTACTAAATCTGTAGATTTTAAAATCTGGTCAACGTTTTCTTTAGAAAGCTGAGTCGCAGTAGTAAGAGTAATTCTCTGTACTCCATTGATATCTTCAACTTTATTGATGAATTCCTGAGCAATATTTTTCAAATGATTTTCACGACGATGTCTGATCACTAAAGTAATCAAATTCTGAGAAACGGGTGAAAAACCTTTAAAAATCTCTTTAGCAACGTCCTCTTTCTTTTTTGCATCGATGTAAGGCGTCTTGAAAAATTTGTTCAAATCCTCAGATTCAGACATCAGTTTCTTAACATCTTTCATTTCAGCAAATACAGCATTAGTCTGTCCGGATTCGTTTGTGAAATCCAGCAAACCTTGTGCGTATCTTTTAGCTACTTTAGATGTAAGCATTCTTAGTTAAGATTAGATTTGTTTAAATAATTTTGAACCAACTCGTCCTGAGCTTCGCTTTTCTCTAAATTTTTCTGCAAGATAGATTCTGCAATATTTACAGATAAAGCACCAATCTGAGTTCTGATTTCTGACATTGCAGCATTTTTCTCAGTCTGGATGGTTTGCTTAGCAGCCTCGATCATTTTATCTCCTTCA contains:
- the atpA gene encoding F0F1 ATP synthase subunit alpha, translated to MAEINPAEVSAILKQQLANFDTQSNVEEVGTVLTIGDGIARVYGLENVQYGELVKFASDVEGIVLNLEEDNVGVALLGESKLVREGDTVRRTNRISSIKVGEGMLGRVVDTLGNPIDGKGPIAGELYEMPLERKAPGVIYRQPVTEPLQTGIVAIDSMIPVGRGQRELIIGDRQTGKTTVAIDTIINQKEFFDAGNPVYCIYVAIGQKASTVAQIVKTLSDKGALAYTVIVAANASDPVPMQVYSAMAGASIGEFFRDTGRPALIIYDDLSKQAVAYRELSLLLRRPPGREAYPGDVFYLHSRLLERAAKVIADDTIASQMNDLPESLRPIVKGGGSLTALPIIETQAGDVSAYIPTNVISITDGQIFLETDLFNSGVRPAINVGISVSRVGGNAQIKSMKKVSGTLKLDQAQYKELEAFAKFGSDLDASTLAVISKGERNVELLKQPVNSPLPVDTQVAMIYAGTENLMRNVPVKKVKEFQEEYIAFLRSKHPETMAAIKAGKIDNDITGVLKQAANDLASKYN
- the atpH gene encoding ATP synthase F1 subunit delta; this encodes MLTSKVAKRYAQGLLDFTNESGQTNAVFAEMKDVKKLMSESEDLNKFFKTPYIDAKKKEDVAKEIFKGFSPVSQNLITLVIRHRRENHLKNIAQEFINKVEDINGVQRITLTTATQLSKENVDQILKSTDLVKAGSNFDLNLTINPDILGGYILRVGDQQIDASVKSKLNNIKKDFHLN